The Gloeocapsa sp. DLM2.Bin57 genome includes a region encoding these proteins:
- the rbfA gene encoding 30S ribosome-binding factor RbfA — protein MATDRRVARVSSQIQREVSLLLLSEIKDDRVGAGMVSVTDVEVSNDLQHAKIFVSIYGTPEAKSETMDGLKACTPFVRQQLAQRMRLRRVPEIVFLEDTSIERGNKMLNLLNQISQQRQEKDETEVNTTNLE, from the coding sequence ATGGCTACTGATAGACGTGTAGCTCGGGTTTCTTCCCAAATTCAACGGGAAGTTAGTCTATTACTCCTGAGTGAGATTAAAGACGATCGCGTTGGTGCAGGAATGGTAAGTGTTACCGATGTAGAGGTATCTAACGACCTACAACACGCGAAGATATTTGTAAGTATCTATGGCACACCCGAAGCCAAAAGCGAAACTATGGATGGGTTAAAAGCTTGTACTCCTTTTGTGAGACAACAATTAGCCCAGAGAATGCGACTACGCAGAGTACCAGAGATAGTCTTCCTCGAAGACACCTCTATTGAAAGAGGGAATAAAATGTTGAATCTGTTAAATCAAATCAGTCAACAACGTCAAGAAAAAGATGAGACAGAAGTCAACACTACCAACTTGGAGTGA